The proteins below come from a single uncultured Carboxylicivirga sp. genomic window:
- a CDS encoding Calx-beta domain-containing protein produces the protein MRSYPHKNILLTTFFFISGLTFNNSAQNLKITESIPNTIEGQQNSSFTISLDAAPNETFPVLFQLDRSDEIILSQSSINFTPLDYGEQTINIYGQTDGIVDGNQTTTISFIQNESVLETREVINVNADQSILSIEATNQASEGGNDGLFTIISSAVSLSDTEITIDITGTATNGNDFNTIPTTITLPANANSVTIPVNVIDDNIIEEDETVIVTLKSTNNSDVTIGSPINATVTIADNDANATISIEATNQASEGGNDGLFTITSSAISLSDTEITIDITGTATNGNDFNTIPTTITLPANANSVTIPVNVIDDNIIEEDENVIVTLKSTNNSDVTIDSPSNATVTIADNDANATISLEATNQASEGGNDGLFTITSSAVSLSDTEITIDITGTATNGTDFNTIPTTITLPANANSVTIPVNVIDDNIIEEDENVIVTLKSTNNSDVTVDSPTNATVTISDNDANATISIEATNQASEGGNDGLFTITSSAISLSDTEITIDITGAATNGTDFNTIPTTITLPANANSVTIPVNVIDDNIIEEDENVIVTLKSTNNSDVTVDSPTNATVTISDNDANATISIEATNQASEGGNDGLFTITSSAVSLTDTEITIDITGTATNGTDFNTIPTTITLPASANSVTIPVDVIDDNIIEEDENVIVTLKSTNNSDVTIDSPSNATVTIADNDANATISIEATTQASEGGNDGLFTINSSAISLSDTEIAIDITGTATNGTDFNTIPTTITLPANANSVTIPVDIIDDNIIEEDETVIITLKSTNNSDVIVSSQNQATVTINDNDANATISIEATNQASEGGNDGLFTITSSAISLSDTEITIDITGAATYGTDFNTIPTTITLPANTNSVTIPVNVIDDNIIEEDENVIVTLKSTNNSDVTIGSPINATVTIADNDANATISIEATTQASEGGNDGLFTINSSAISLSDTEITIDITGTATNGTDFNTIPTTITLPASANSVTIPVDVIDDNIIEENETVIVTLKSTNNSDVTIDSPTNATVTIADNDANATISIEATNQASEGGNDGLFTITSSAVSLSDTEITIDITGTATNGTDFNTIPTTITLPASANSVTIPVDVIDDNIIEEDETVIVTLKSTNNSDVTIDSPTNATVTISDNDANATISIEATTQASEGGNDGLFTINSSAISQSETIINLQISGSATNGTDYNTIASAITLPANASSVTIPVTAIDDNIIEGGETISIKLITTNNEDVIVSSQNQATVTINDNDYSASLSIDATTDASENGTNGVFTINASAVSLTDTEISFNVSGSAINGQDYQIISSPVILPASATSVAIPVEVIADRLVENNETVIITLTNTNNNDLTIGLQNQATLTIEDNDVAGVNLSASSLIINEGSSISFTMTLTAQPTSDVIINLLNDNTGAATVLPADVTFTSSNWQNPKTITVYGIEDDNLINEKVTISASIDPASNEHFINLANEEVTISIIDEDFADFTVSPNPLEIAEGGSGTFSVVLNAQPQNNVVINLENDNTNATSFALDPITFTSENWDVAQQVSVTGVEDFIAENKSSLVTLSVNNAESDDDFNDIIKNITINVTDNETPNLVLSASELSINEGSDDIITILLTSKPTSSVTINLSSNNEDAVSLSNTQITFDNSNWNIAQTLTINTLEDDNVVDESVIITASVAAESDVNYVNLAPKTINVSVTDNDTADLLISVSTIEMSEDENKDFTVGLSAQPTQDVTVLVNNSNTNAATTSANTLTFTSSNWDTPQSITIDANIDNDTNNETVKITLGIDSNNSDPDFTSIGDKTVMLYITDDDVPAYSISINEINVTEGNNDSFTISMATKPSSTVSFNITSNNENSTELQPSSVSFTTDTWNTPQSIKVTALQDNNFISETVTITVKVNSSSDLDYRYLANQIITVNIADNDTPPVFTSEPITEINKNELYSYSVSTSDEDGDIPVLAASNLPEWLNFIDNQDGTGLLEGTPLNQHVANSPYENIMIEAKDPIVSISQEFSITVNNTNTAPVATDDYASVFTNNSISTNVVNNDYDVDENLNINSITIINQPSNGNVEIETGTGYINYTPNTDFTGDDQYTYSICDEEQECAQATVYITISIDSNIPETEEDDITVEEDRSITIYPLSNDTEPVMGWDLSSLSILIDPQFGSAQLNIDNSSIKYTPDDDYFGNDTIVYHICDNAATQTCAFDTIFIEVYPINDAPIAQDDYMTVKEGEVAELDLTLNDDDIETPHLLWVRIADYTPDIKGTAVILEDRKTLRFTAAYNCGCNQEIVDYILEDGTGAISGGRVFISIEKASDNIPKVFSPNGDGIDDFFVVPGIGTDEYDTNELYIFNRWGGQIYYMKNYDNTWDGKSVDSAMGSDELPEGTYFYVFKLSDGRIYKGTVYLKR, from the coding sequence ATGCGATCCTATCCTCATAAAAATATTCTACTCACTACATTTTTTTTCATCAGTGGGTTAACATTTAACAACTCGGCTCAAAATTTAAAGATAACCGAGTCCATTCCAAATACTATTGAAGGTCAACAAAATTCATCTTTCACAATTAGTTTAGATGCAGCACCTAACGAAACATTCCCGGTGCTTTTTCAACTTGACCGATCAGATGAAATAATCTTAAGCCAATCAAGTATTAATTTCACACCACTTGATTACGGTGAACAAACAATTAATATATATGGTCAGACTGATGGAATTGTTGATGGAAATCAAACAACTACCATTTCATTTATTCAAAACGAATCTGTCCTTGAAACAAGAGAAGTAATAAATGTAAATGCTGATCAATCAATATTAAGTATTGAAGCTACTAATCAAGCCAGCGAAGGTGGTAACGATGGTTTATTTACCATTATTTCTTCGGCTGTTAGCCTTTCCGATACGGAAATTACAATTGATATTACTGGAACTGCTACTAATGGGAATGATTTCAATACTATTCCTACAACTATTACTTTACCAGCTAATGCCAACTCAGTAACTATTCCGGTGAATGTTATTGACGACAATATTATTGAAGAGGACGAAACTGTAATCGTTACACTAAAAAGTACAAATAATTCTGATGTTACAATTGGTTCTCCTATTAACGCAACTGTGACCATTGCCGATAATGATGCAAATGCAACTATTTCAATAGAAGCTACTAATCAAGCCAGCGAAGGTGGTAACGATGGTTTGTTTACCATTACTTCTTCGGCAATTAGCCTTTCCGATACAGAAATTACAATTGATATTACTGGAACTGCTACTAATGGGAATGATTTCAATACTATTCCTACAACTATTACTTTACCAGCTAATGCCAACTCAGTAACTATTCCGGTGAATGTTATTGACGACAATATTATTGAAGAGGACGAAAATGTTATCGTTACACTAAAAAGTACAAATAATTCTGATGTTACAATTGATTCTCCTTCTAACGCAACTGTGACCATTGCCGATAATGATGCAAATGCAACTATTTCATTAGAAGCTACTAATCAAGCCAGCGAAGGTGGTAACGATGGTTTGTTTACCATTACTTCTTCGGCTGTTAGCCTTTCCGATACGGAAATTACAATTGATATTACTGGAACTGCTACTAATGGAACTGATTTCAATACTATTCCGACAACTATTACTTTACCAGCTAATGCCAACTCAGTAACTATTCCGGTGAATGTAATTGACGACAATATTATTGAAGAGGACGAAAATGTTATCGTTACACTAAAAAGTACAAATAATTCTGACGTTACAGTTGATTCTCCTACTAACGCAACTGTAACCATTTCCGATAATGATGCAAATGCAACTATTTCAATAGAAGCTACTAATCAAGCCAGCGAAGGTGGTAACGATGGTTTGTTTACCATTACTTCTTCGGCAATTAGCCTTTCCGATACGGAAATTACAATTGATATTACTGGAGCTGCTACTAATGGAACTGATTTCAATACAATTCCTACAACTATTACTTTACCAGCTAATGCCAACTCAGTAACTATTCCGGTGAATGTAATTGACGACAATATTATTGAAGAGGACGAAAATGTTATCGTTACACTAAAAAGTACAAATAATTCTGACGTTACAGTTGATTCTCCTACTAACGCAACTGTAACCATTTCCGATAATGATGCAAATGCAACTATTTCAATAGAAGCTACTAATCAAGCCAGCGAAGGTGGTAACGATGGTTTATTTACCATTACTTCTTCGGCTGTTAGCCTCACCGATACAGAAATTACAATTGATATTACTGGAACTGCTACTAATGGGACTGATTTCAATACTATTCCGACAACTATTACTTTACCAGCTTCTGCCAACTCAGTAACTATTCCGGTGGATGTAATTGACGACAATATTATTGAAGAGGACGAAAATGTTATCGTTACACTAAAAAGTACAAATAATTCTGATGTTACAATTGATTCTCCTTCTAACGCAACTGTGACCATTGCCGATAATGATGCAAATGCAACTATTTCAATAGAAGCTACTACTCAAGCCAGCGAAGGTGGTAACGATGGTTTATTTACCATTAATTCTTCGGCAATTAGCCTTTCCGATACGGAAATTGCAATTGATATTACTGGAACTGCTACTAATGGAACTGATTTCAATACGATTCCTACAACGATAACTTTACCAGCTAATGCTAACTCGGTTACGATTCCGGTGGATATAATTGACGACAATATTATTGAAGAGGACGAAACTGTAATCATTACACTAAAAAGTACAAATAATTCTGATGTGATTGTTAGTTCTCAAAATCAAGCTACAGTAACAATTAACGATAATGATGCAAATGCAACTATTTCAATAGAAGCTACTAATCAAGCCAGCGAAGGTGGTAACGATGGTTTGTTTACCATTACTTCTTCGGCAATTAGCCTTTCCGATACGGAAATTACAATTGATATTACTGGAGCTGCTACTTATGGAACTGATTTCAATACTATTCCGACAACTATTACTTTACCAGCTAATACCAACTCAGTAACTATTCCGGTGAATGTAATTGACGACAATATTATTGAAGAGGACGAAAATGTTATCGTTACACTAAAAAGTACAAATAATTCTGATGTTACAATTGGTTCTCCTATTAACGCAACTGTGACCATTGCCGATAATGATGCAAATGCAACTATTTCAATAGAAGCTACTACTCAAGCCAGCGAAGGTGGGAACGATGGTTTATTTACCATTAATTCTTCGGCAATTAGCCTTTCCGATACGGAAATTACAATTGATATTACTGGAACTGCTACTAATGGAACTGATTTCAATACAATTCCTACAACTATTACTTTACCAGCTTCTGCAAACTCAGTCACTATTCCGGTGGATGTAATTGACGACAATATTATTGAAGAGAACGAAACTGTTATCGTTACACTAAAAAGTACAAATAATTCTGATGTTACAATTGATTCTCCTACTAACGCAACTGTGACCATTGCCGATAATGATGCAAATGCAACTATTTCAATAGAAGCTACTAATCAAGCCAGCGAAGGTGGTAATGATGGTTTATTTACCATTACTTCTTCGGCTGTTAGCCTTTCCGATACGGAAATTACAATTGATATTACTGGAACTGCTACTAATGGAACTGATTTCAATACGATTCCTACAACAATAACTTTACCAGCTTCTGCTAACTCGGTTACGATTCCGGTGGATGTAATTGACGACAATATTATTGAAGAGGACGAAACTGTTATCGTTACACTAAAAAGTACAAATAATTCTGATGTTACAATTGATTCTCCTACTAATGCAACTGTAACCATTTCCGACAATGATGCAAATGCAACTATTTCAATAGAAGCTACTACGCAAGCAAGCGAAGGTGGTAACGATGGTTTATTTACCATTAATTCTTCGGCAATTAGTCAATCTGAAACAATTATCAATCTTCAAATATCGGGATCGGCTACTAATGGAACTGATTATAATACGATAGCTTCAGCAATTACTTTACCGGCTAATGCATCCTCGGTTACGATTCCGGTAACTGCAATTGATGACAATATTATTGAAGGTGGTGAAACTATCTCAATCAAACTTATTACTACCAATAATGAAGATGTGATTGTTAGTTCACAAAATCAAGCTACAGTAACAATTAACGATAACGATTACAGTGCCAGTCTTTCTATCGATGCAACAACTGATGCTTCCGAAAATGGTACCAATGGTGTATTTACTATCAATGCCTCGGCTGTAAGTCTTACTGATACTGAAATATCTTTTAATGTATCTGGCTCTGCTATCAATGGCCAAGATTATCAGATAATTTCTTCTCCAGTTATTCTTCCTGCATCAGCAACAAGTGTAGCTATTCCTGTAGAAGTAATTGCAGATCGTTTAGTTGAAAATAATGAAACAGTTATCATCACTTTAACAAATACCAACAATAATGATCTCACTATTGGTTTGCAAAACCAAGCAACCCTAACAATTGAGGACAACGATGTGGCAGGAGTTAATCTTTCGGCATCATCTTTAATAATAAATGAAGGATCATCTATATCATTCACTATGACACTCACGGCTCAACCTACGAGCGATGTTATTATTAATTTACTTAATGACAACACAGGCGCAGCAACAGTATTGCCTGCAGATGTTACATTCACATCCTCAAATTGGCAAAATCCAAAAACGATTACCGTTTATGGCATTGAAGATGACAACCTGATTAACGAAAAAGTAACCATAAGCGCCTCTATTGACCCAGCCAGTAATGAACATTTCATAAATTTAGCCAACGAAGAAGTAACTATTTCCATTATTGATGAGGATTTTGCCGATTTTACTGTTAGTCCAAATCCATTGGAAATTGCAGAAGGTGGCTCTGGAACTTTCTCTGTTGTTTTAAATGCACAGCCACAAAACAATGTGGTAATCAACCTCGAGAATGATAATACGAATGCTACATCATTCGCACTTGATCCGATTACATTTACTTCCGAAAACTGGGATGTAGCTCAACAAGTTTCGGTTACTGGAGTTGAAGACTTTATTGCTGAAAACAAAAGTTCATTAGTTACTCTAAGTGTCAACAATGCCGAAAGCGATGATGATTTTAACGATATCATCAAAAACATTACAATTAACGTTACCGATAACGAAACTCCTAATCTGGTTCTTTCTGCATCAGAATTATCGATAAACGAAGGATCGGATGACATTATTACTATATTATTAACATCAAAACCAACATCTTCAGTTACAATTAACTTATCAAGTAATAATGAAGATGCTGTTTCATTATCAAACACACAAATAACTTTTGATAATAGTAACTGGAATATTGCCCAAACCCTTACTATTAATACTTTGGAAGACGATAATGTAGTTGACGAATCCGTAATTATAACAGCATCTGTTGCTGCTGAAAGTGATGTGAATTATGTGAATTTAGCTCCTAAAACAATTAATGTTTCAGTTACCGATAATGATACAGCCGATTTATTGATATCTGTATCCACAATTGAGATGAGTGAAGATGAAAATAAAGATTTCACAGTAGGATTAAGTGCTCAACCAACTCAAGATGTAACTGTATTGGTTAATAATTCCAATACAAATGCAGCAACTACTTCTGCCAATACTCTGACTTTTACAAGCTCGAACTGGGATACACCACAATCTATTACAATTGATGCAAATATCGATAACGACACAAACAACGAAACTGTTAAAATTACACTTGGGATTGATAGTAATAACAGCGATCCTGATTTTACATCAATTGGGGATAAAACCGTGATGTTATATATTACAGATGATGATGTTCCTGCTTATAGCATTTCAATCAACGAAATAAACGTGACAGAAGGAAACAACGATTCATTCACGATAAGTATGGCAACAAAGCCATCCTCAACAGTTTCTTTCAACATTACATCTAATAATGAAAACAGCACAGAACTTCAACCATCATCAGTAAGCTTTACAACTGATACCTGGAATACTCCACAAAGCATTAAGGTTACTGCTTTGCAAGACAACAATTTTATATCAGAAACAGTAACTATTACCGTGAAGGTGAATTCAAGCAGCGATCTTGATTACCGTTACTTAGCTAATCAAATTATCACGGTTAATATTGCAGACAACGATACCCCTCCCGTTTTCACTTCTGAACCTATAACAGAGATAAACAAAAATGAATTGTATTCATATTCTGTTAGTACATCTGACGAAGATGGAGATATACCTGTCTTAGCAGCATCTAACCTTCCTGAATGGCTTAATTTCATAGATAATCAGGATGGCACTGGTCTACTCGAAGGAACTCCGTTAAACCAGCATGTTGCTAACAGTCCATATGAAAACATAATGATTGAAGCCAAGGATCCAATCGTATCTATTTCACAAGAATTTTCAATAACTGTTAATAACACCAATACTGCTCCTGTAGCAACCGATGATTATGCTTCGGTTTTTACCAATAATTCTATTTCAACCAATGTAGTTAACAATGATTATGATGTTGATGAAAACCTAAACATTAATTCAATTACAATCATTAATCAACCATCCAACGGAAATGTTGAAATTGAAACCGGAACCGGATACATTAATTATACACCTAATACAGATTTCACAGGTGATGATCAGTATACTTATAGTATTTGCGATGAAGAACAAGAATGTGCACAAGCAACTGTTTATATTACTATTTCAATTGACTCTAACATCCCAGAAACAGAAGAAGACGATATTACAGTTGAGGAAGATCGATCAATAACTATATATCCTCTTTCGAACGATACAGAGCCAGTCATGGGTTGGGATCTTTCTTCATTATCGATTTTAATTGATCCTCAATTTGGTTCGGCCCAATTAAATATCGATAATTCATCAATTAAATATACACCTGACGACGATTATTTTGGTAACGATACTATTGTGTATCACATATGCGATAATGCAGCAACACAAACATGTGCTTTCGATACTATTTTTATCGAAGTTTATCCAATAAATGATGCTCCAATTGCACAGGATGATTACATGACCGTAAAAGAAGGGGAAGTTGCCGAATTAGACTTAACTCTGAACGATGACGATATTGAGACACCTCATCTTTTATGGGTAAGAATTGCCGATTATACGCCAGACATTAAAGGTACAGCTGTTATTCTGGAAGATCGAAAAACATTGCGTTTTACTGCGGCATATAACTGTGGTTGCAATCAGGAAATAGTAGATTACATATTAGAAGATGGTACTGGTGCCATTTCAGGAGGCCGTGTTTTTATAAGCATAGAAAAAGCATCTGATAATATTCCAAAAGTCTTTTCACCAAACGGAGATGGAATTGACGATTTTTTTGTAGTTCCAGGAATTGGAACTGATGAATATGACACCAATGAACTATACATATTTAATCGGTGGGGTGGACAAATTTATTACATGAAAAATTACGACAACACATGGGATGGTAAATCGGTAGATAGTGCCATGGGATCAGATGAATTACCTGAAGGCACATACTTCTATGTGTTTAAACTATCCGATGGAAGAATTTATAAAGGTACAGTTTATTTAAAACGATAA
- the rlmN gene encoding 23S rRNA (adenine(2503)-C(2))-methyltransferase RlmN, with protein sequence MAKEALYGKTLNELKDIITGLKLPAFTSKQLADWLYKKHVTSIEEMSNLSKKTRALLDEHFEVGLTPPESYQESIDGTRKYLFKTINYQFIESAYLPEENRNTLCVSSQVGCKMGCLFCMTARQGFQKQLSTGEILNQIASLPERETLTNVVYMGMGEPMDNIDNVLKSLEILTSDWGYGWSPRRINVSTIGVVPAMRRFIEESEAHLAISLHSPFNEERKQLMPIENVYSAEKVIEALREYDFGRQRRISFEYIMFKGVNDTPEHVKGLTKLLNGIRCRINLIHFHPIPNSPLTGSDRSTMEWFRDQLSAKGLNTTIRKSRGEDIYAACGLLSTKKLIQTDNEKDY encoded by the coding sequence ATGGCAAAAGAAGCATTATACGGAAAAACATTAAACGAGTTGAAAGATATTATTACAGGATTGAAACTACCTGCTTTTACCTCAAAACAGTTAGCCGACTGGCTGTATAAAAAACATGTTACCTCGATTGAGGAAATGAGTAACCTATCAAAAAAAACAAGAGCTTTACTCGATGAACATTTTGAAGTAGGCCTTACTCCACCAGAATCTTATCAAGAATCAATTGACGGCACACGAAAATATTTATTCAAAACAATTAATTATCAATTTATTGAAAGTGCTTACTTACCTGAAGAAAATAGAAATACACTTTGTGTTTCTTCGCAAGTAGGCTGTAAAATGGGATGTCTGTTTTGTATGACAGCCCGCCAAGGCTTTCAAAAGCAATTGAGCACAGGAGAAATTCTTAACCAGATAGCTAGTTTACCCGAACGCGAAACTCTTACTAATGTAGTTTATATGGGAATGGGTGAACCCATGGATAATATAGATAATGTTTTAAAAAGCCTGGAGATTCTAACTTCAGATTGGGGGTATGGGTGGAGTCCACGTAGAATTAATGTTTCAACCATTGGTGTCGTGCCTGCAATGCGTCGTTTCATTGAAGAATCTGAGGCACACCTAGCCATTAGTCTTCACTCTCCTTTTAACGAAGAACGTAAACAATTAATGCCAATTGAAAATGTATATTCGGCAGAGAAAGTTATTGAAGCTCTTCGTGAATATGATTTTGGAAGACAACGCCGTATTTCTTTCGAATACATCATGTTCAAGGGGGTTAACGACACTCCAGAACATGTTAAAGGGCTAACAAAACTATTGAACGGTATAAGATGTAGAATTAACTTAATACATTTCCATCCTATACCAAATTCTCCGTTAACAGGAAGTGACAGATCAACTATGGAATGGTTCCGAGATCAACTAAGCGCAAAAGGACTAAACACAACCATCAGAAAATCAAGAGGTGAAGACATATATGCTGCCTGTGGATTACTTTCAACAAAAAAATTAATTCAAACAGATAATGAAAAAGATTATTAA
- a CDS encoding FAD-binding oxidoreductase yields MSSRKQKELFPVEIIENKLLKKDVHFLKIVKKFDFKPGQVIAVASTPNDEPRLYSIASGKNKNYLGILFDIKHDGYLTPQLATLKTGDTIYISEPFGKFLCEQKPAMWIATGTGIAPFISLTESDNYQNTTLVHGARTLDSFFFEDLFVKSLKDNYKRFCTTEEGEGIYHGRLTTYLKQQNNLPADYKYYLCGNSQMIIDVREILIEKGVPFDHIIAEIYF; encoded by the coding sequence ATGAGCAGTCGTAAACAAAAGGAACTATTTCCGGTTGAGATTATAGAAAACAAGCTTCTAAAAAAAGATGTACATTTTCTGAAAATTGTAAAAAAATTCGACTTCAAACCGGGTCAGGTTATTGCAGTAGCATCGACCCCTAATGACGAACCAAGACTATATTCTATCGCATCTGGAAAAAACAAGAATTATCTTGGTATTTTATTTGATATTAAACACGATGGTTACCTTACGCCACAATTGGCAACATTAAAAACCGGTGATACCATTTATATATCAGAACCATTTGGTAAATTCTTGTGCGAACAGAAACCTGCAATGTGGATAGCTACAGGAACCGGGATAGCACCATTTATATCTCTAACTGAATCAGATAATTATCAAAACACAACTCTAGTACATGGAGCGCGCACATTAGATTCCTTTTTCTTCGAAGACTTATTTGTAAAATCTCTTAAGGATAATTATAAACGCTTTTGCACTACCGAGGAAGGAGAAGGCATTTATCATGGTAGATTAACAACTTACCTTAAACAACAAAACAACCTTCCTGCCGATTATAAATATTATCTTTGCGGAAATTCGCAAATGATTATTGATGTAAGAGAAATTCTTATTGAAAAAGGAGTTCCATTCGATCATATCATTGCCGAAATCTATTTTTAA
- a CDS encoding SRPBCC family protein — MFYITIFLLVTIVGLIIWLISINGSYYFTRSICLDVSREKTFELILDFNTWTSWSPWLCIDPDAIVSITKGRTNIGSVYKWTGTLVGTGEIELKSFKQDISLEQEIRFSKPFKSKSDVFWRLSGKGETCQLTWGMKGKMPFFLKFLAKSIEPMVGSDYERGLKMIKDKLENGTIASFIKIEGICKTDSYYFLGLKIQCSPNEFNIEKDEILQKLNSFTEHRNLFVDKVIILYHNHQKDSVSKEYSIGINSSISLEPTNSFHSFKIPSFKAIKVTFNGDAKHLENAWAAANTYAQRKKLKIVKSTDPITISSINTQTHRNTTEIYLPIK; from the coding sequence ATGTTTTATATTACTATCTTCTTGTTAGTGACTATAGTAGGACTAATAATTTGGTTGATTTCCATCAACGGATCCTACTATTTTACAAGAAGTATATGTTTAGACGTTTCACGAGAAAAAACTTTTGAACTTATTCTGGATTTTAATACATGGACAAGCTGGTCTCCTTGGTTATGCATAGATCCAGATGCCATTGTTTCTATTACCAAAGGAAGAACAAACATAGGTTCGGTTTATAAATGGACTGGAACACTAGTAGGTACTGGTGAAATTGAACTCAAGAGTTTTAAACAAGATATTTCGTTAGAACAGGAGATTAGATTTAGTAAACCTTTTAAATCAAAATCAGATGTATTTTGGAGACTAAGTGGCAAGGGCGAAACCTGTCAATTGACCTGGGGAATGAAAGGTAAAATGCCTTTCTTTTTAAAATTTTTGGCTAAGTCAATTGAACCAATGGTTGGAAGCGACTATGAGAGAGGACTTAAAATGATTAAAGATAAGCTTGAAAATGGTACTATTGCTTCTTTTATTAAAATAGAAGGTATTTGTAAAACAGACTCTTATTATTTTCTAGGACTAAAAATACAATGCTCACCAAACGAATTTAATATCGAAAAAGATGAAATTCTACAAAAACTAAACTCATTTACTGAACATCGTAACTTATTCGTCGATAAAGTAATTATTTTATACCACAATCATCAAAAAGATAGTGTATCTAAAGAATATTCAATTGGTATTAATAGCTCAATCTCACTTGAACCAACCAACAGTTTTCACTCCTTTAAGATACCATCCTTTAAAGCTATAAAAGTTACATTCAATGGCGACGCAAAACATTTAGAAAATGCATGGGCTGCAGCAAATACATACGCGCAGCGTAAAAAACTAAAAATCGTTAAATCAACTGATCCTATTACCATTTCTTCAATTAATACTCAAACACACAGAAACACTACAGAAATTTACCTTCCGATTAAATAG